The DNA segment ACATGCGACGTTTACGGAACTGGCGACGTCGATCATCGCGGCATCATTACCCATCTGCCATGCGCCGAAGGACTCGCCGAGATCGCTGTTCAGGTCGACCGTTTTCATGTTGTTATCCGTTTGCTGGTTGGTCTTTCGAAATTATTCCGCGCCGGCAACTTGCCAGGTCCGGGCGTCCATCGCACTGACGGCGACGCCGGCGACATTGGCATCTTGCAGCGCTTCGACATTGAGATCAAAGCTCTCGATCGATCCAAGCCGGTCGGGCAGGGTGCGCAGCAGCTCTGCGAATTTGCGCGCCTCGGCTTGCGCCTCCTCCATGCTGACGACCTTGAACCGAAAGGCCGTTCCGGCGGGGATCTGGGCAAACCGGCCGTAGTCGGCCGTAATCACGGTCGCGATCTTGGGGTAGCCGCCGCTGGTTCCGCGATCGGACATCAGCACGATCGGCTGTCCGTTGCCGGGGACCTGGATGCTGCCGTTGACCGTGCCGTCGGAGACGATGTTGTGGCCATGCAGGTGTTTGATGACGGGGCCTTCGAGGCGATAGCCCATACGGTCGCTGGTCGCCGATATCTTCCATTCGCTGTCGAGGAACAGCTTGACCGCCCCCTCGCTGAACTCGTCGTTCTGCGGTCCCGGCACAATCCGGATCGGCCCGCTAGCGGCTGCCGGCAGATCGATGCGGCGCTCCGGGATGGCGTTTGCCGCAGCGACGTCCAGCTCATCACCGGACTGCAACGGACGTGGGTAGGGGCTGCCGAGGCCGGCCCGCGCATTGACCGAAAGACTGCCGAACACCGGCTCGCCCTTGATGCCGCCTTCGATCGCGAGATAACTGAACGAACCGCCGCGCGCCATGCCGAGCTTCAGCGTTTCGCCGTCGGCGATCGTGACAGATGTATCCCACGCCACCGACCGGCTGCCGATATCGGCGCTGCGGGGAGCGCCCGAAAGCGCCACGCGAACGGCACCTCCGCGCGCTTTCAGTGATGCGCCGTAAGGGCCGATTTCGATCGCCGCCGTCAACAGCGGATTCCCGGCCAGACAATTGGCGACCGCGAGCGCCAGGCGGTCCATTGCCCCGCTTGGCGTCAAGCCGTAGCGCTGGGCGCCGAAGCGGCCGCCGTCCTGCACCGAACTCGCCGGGCCAATCGATAATATGGCAAGGTTGGTCATGCGGCGATCAATTCAGCAATGATCTCGCCACCCTCAACCGCGCGCTCCTGCTCGGCATAGGTCTTGGCATCGATCTGATAGAATTTCACGTGATCG comes from the Bradyrhizobium erythrophlei genome and includes:
- a CDS encoding biotin-dependent carboxyltransferase family protein produces the protein MTNLAILSIGPASSVQDGGRFGAQRYGLTPSGAMDRLALAVANCLAGNPLLTAAIEIGPYGASLKARGGAVRVALSGAPRSADIGSRSVAWDTSVTIADGETLKLGMARGGSFSYLAIEGGIKGEPVFGSLSVNARAGLGSPYPRPLQSGDELDVAAANAIPERRIDLPAAASGPIRIVPGPQNDEFSEGAVKLFLDSEWKISATSDRMGYRLEGPVIKHLHGHNIVSDGTVNGSIQVPGNGQPIVLMSDRGTSGGYPKIATVITADYGRFAQIPAGTAFRFKVVSMEEAQAEARKFAELLRTLPDRLGSIESFDLNVEALQDANVAGVAVSAMDARTWQVAGAE